The Alkalibacter saccharofermentans DSM 14828 genome has a window encoding:
- a CDS encoding ABC transporter ATP-binding protein encodes MPLRMNSSQSDSDTVISLKHVGKSFGEMVVFEDISLHVNRGEIVSILGSSGSGKSTLFNIIAGLIPIDHGDVIVKGTVGYMQQKDLLLPWKTVSANVGLPLKLKGVEKEDIKKRIEEYLPLVGLEGYEDKFPFQLSGGMRQRASFLRTLMTSEEIFLLDEAFGSLDSITRGQMQKWLLEMKRELDNTVVFITHDIDEAILLSDRIYVISKIPAEIKKEIDVDFHKDDKNKRLLSSKTLQLKQEILRYL; translated from the coding sequence ATGCCTTTACGAATGAATTCCTCCCAAAGTGACAGTGATACTGTAATAAGTCTAAAACACGTAGGGAAGAGTTTTGGCGAAATGGTGGTTTTTGAGGATATCTCGCTGCATGTCAACAGAGGAGAGATCGTATCCATACTCGGGTCAAGCGGCAGCGGAAAGAGCACTCTGTTCAATATAATAGCAGGATTGATTCCCATAGATCACGGAGATGTTATCGTCAAAGGAACTGTTGGATACATGCAGCAAAAAGATCTTTTGCTGCCATGGAAAACAGTGTCAGCCAATGTGGGACTTCCCTTGAAGCTCAAAGGAGTGGAAAAAGAAGACATAAAAAAAAGAATAGAGGAATATCTTCCTCTTGTGGGGTTGGAAGGCTATGAAGATAAATTTCCTTTTCAGCTATCAGGTGGAATGAGACAAAGAGCAAGCTTTTTAAGGACGTTAATGACTTCTGAGGAAATTTTTCTATTGGATGAAGCTTTTGGGTCCTTGGATTCAATAACCCGGGGTCAAATGCAAAAATGGCTGCTTGAGATGAAAAGAGAGCTTGATAATACGGTGGTATTTATCACTCATGATATTGATGAGGCGATTCTTTTATCCGACAGGATATACGTGATATCTAAGATTCCTGCTGAAATCAAAAAAGAAATCGATGTAGATTTTCACAAAGACGATAAGAATAAGCGGCTGCTGTCTTCCAAGACCCTTCAACTAAAACAGGAGATACTTAGATATCTGTAA